ATTTGACAGGCAGTTTGTAGCGGACCTGCCGCTGGGAGTTGACCCCTGCGGCGAAAACGGCGAATTCCACACTTTTGTTTACGACGGCCCGATATTCCGGGAGCCGGTGCGATTCCAAAAAGGCGAAGTAATCCTGCGCGACAACCGCTTCTGGTATTGTGACTTATTACTCTCAGTTTACTAAAAAACCTCCCAGAGGTATAAATCTAAAACTAAAAATAACGATAAAAAATAAGCCTTGACAATAATGTTCACTTAATATATAATGTTCACTAATTAGTGAACAATCAAAAGGAGTGAACATTATGAATAATCCCACAAATGGAAAGAATATTTTTGCTGATAAGGCTACTTTTATCTTGCGGAAAATGCTGTCTAGTCCGGGTAAGAAGTGGGTAACACGTGATTTTACAGGTGAGAATGGGGTGAGCCTTGGCATGGCTCAAGGGGTTCTTGAGGCCATGACAAAAAAGGGCTATATCGAAAGAGTTAAGCGTGGACCTGATAGTTACGCACTTCTTACAAATACACGCGAATTGGTCGAAGATTGGGTAGCGGTGTATCAATTTGAATTAAACGATATCCATACGTATTATTCGGCTGATAAGAGCATCTCACCAAAGCTTAAAGATTGTTTAAAAGATAAACAATACGCGTTTACACTTCATTCCGGGGCAAACCTGATAACATCTTTTGTGGTGACTGATCAGGTTTATGTGTATTTTTCTCCTGAAAACTGGAAAAAAGAACTTCTCGATTTA
The genomic region above belongs to Candidatus Omnitrophota bacterium and contains:
- a CDS encoding type IV toxin-antitoxin system AbiEi family antitoxin translates to MNNPTNGKNIFADKATFILRKMLSSPGKKWVTRDFTGENGVSLGMAQGVLEAMTKKGYIERVKRGPDSYALLTNTRELVEDWVAVYQFELNDIHTYYSADKSISPKLKDCLKDKQYAFTLHSGANLITSFVVTDQVYVYFSPENWKKELLDLRQQMDLKELVRGGNIHIIRPFYKNSAFYNTQMIKGYKVVSNLQLYLDLYNFKPRGKEHAEYLKQSLKEKGKDLYES